In the genome of Gloeotrichia echinulata CP02, one region contains:
- a CDS encoding NAD-binding protein produces MVGAIALGGVFLIGTLWYWLVEGWPWQDAAYMTVITLATVGYGEIHPLGNRGRLFTIALILMGVINIGYIVNRFTEAVIQGYFQEGIRLRQQRRIMESLSGHYIICGFSRTGRQIAKEFRAEGVPFVVIDSEVESVQRSQIEGYVVYQGDATLDESLLAVGIERATCIVAALPSDAENLYTVLSAKTLNPGIRAIARASTEEALQKLQRGGADAVISPYITGGKRMAAAALRPQVLDFVDGILTGADRQLYMEEFLLDPAFCPFVGQSLQKAKLRSQSGALVLAIRRADGTLIGGPTGDTVLMRGDTLICMGTADQLRSLNQILGPISSKPLRRPKKG; encoded by the coding sequence ATGGTAGGAGCGATCGCCCTTGGTGGTGTGTTCTTGATTGGCACTTTGTGGTACTGGTTAGTGGAGGGCTGGCCATGGCAAGATGCAGCTTACATGACCGTCATCACTTTAGCTACTGTAGGATATGGAGAGATACACCCACTGGGCAACCGAGGACGGTTGTTTACGATCGCCTTGATTTTGATGGGTGTAATCAACATCGGTTACATTGTCAATAGATTTACAGAAGCTGTTATTCAAGGTTACTTCCAAGAAGGAATTCGACTACGGCAACAAAGGCGCATCATGGAATCCTTATCAGGGCATTATATCATCTGTGGATTTAGTCGGACCGGTCGTCAAATTGCCAAAGAATTTCGCGCAGAAGGTGTTCCTTTTGTTGTGATTGATTCTGAGGTGGAATCTGTGCAACGATCCCAAATTGAGGGTTATGTAGTATACCAGGGTGATGCAACGCTAGATGAATCACTTTTAGCTGTAGGTATTGAACGGGCAACTTGCATCGTGGCAGCCTTGCCTTCTGATGCTGAAAATTTATATACAGTTTTATCCGCAAAAACATTGAATCCGGGAATTCGGGCGATCGCTCGCGCCAGCACAGAAGAAGCATTGCAAAAGCTACAACGCGGCGGTGCAGATGCTGTAATTTCTCCCTATATTACTGGTGGTAAAAGAATGGCTGCGGCCGCCCTCAGACCCCAGGTTTTGGATTTTGTCGATGGTATTCTCACCGGTGCAGACCGCCAGTTGTATATGGAAGAGTTTTTGCTCGATCCAGCATTTTGTCCCTTTGTCGGTCAATCTCTCCAAAAAGCCAAACTGCGATCGCAATCTGGGGCTTTAGTTCTCGCCATTCGCCGCGCCGATGGTACCCTCATTGGCGGACCCACTGGCGATACCGTTTTAATGCGGGGAGATACACTTATCTGTATGGGTACAGCAGATCAGCTGCGTAGTCTCAACCAGATTTTAGGGCCAATTAGTTCCAAGCCACTACGGCGACCAAAGAAAGGATGA
- a CDS encoding methylmalonic aciduria and homocystinuria type D protein: protein MVNYSPVYISEQSCPINLVGKTGQAIQISIHSPSQYICANCERILPDWKQQPFLWVVIVLQQSQYPLVESTAFIEIEKERLREKFMRFGCDLAFNLRDRGYVTDLIDPRTGYPLLSHPGTVPHDDTAVVKALLKYPVIHNKCSVLVHPDWGTAVYPSILLSEAPPILIEEITKCIAPMHGWKELGVRS from the coding sequence ATAGTGAACTATTCCCCAGTTTACATTTCGGAGCAGAGCTGTCCCATTAATTTAGTTGGCAAAACGGGACAAGCCATTCAGATTTCAATTCATTCCCCCAGTCAGTATATCTGTGCCAACTGCGAACGGATATTACCCGATTGGAAACAGCAACCTTTTTTATGGGTAGTGATTGTTTTACAACAATCGCAATATCCACTAGTAGAATCTACTGCATTCATCGAGATTGAGAAAGAACGCTTACGAGAAAAGTTTATGAGGTTTGGCTGTGATTTAGCATTTAATTTGCGCGATCGCGGTTATGTAACAGACCTCATCGATCCCCGGACTGGCTATCCCTTACTCTCCCATCCCGGAACAGTTCCCCACGACGACACAGCAGTTGTCAAAGCTTTACTCAAGTACCCAGTAATTCACAACAAATGTTCTGTTCTAGTACATCCTGACTGGGGTACAGCCGTTTATCCTAGCATTTTGTTATCAGAAGCTCCCCCAATCTTGATCGAAGAAATCACCAAATGTATAGCACCTATGCATGGGTGGAAAGAGTTAGGAGTTAGGAGTTAG
- a CDS encoding transposase: protein MITLKFKLYEHKRNRHLKRMINAAGVIYNHCIALHKRYYRMWGKHLNCAKLQSHIAKLRNRHQFWQSIGSQAVQDICQRIEKAYQLFFKHNKKGVRPPNFKKVKKYKSFTLKQAGYKLLSGNRIKIANRVYQFWKSREVEGKIKTLTIKRTALGELFMVIVVDNELEPEIKSTTGKIAGFDFGLKTFLTCSDGTLIDSPQFLKQSLNAIKKASKNHSKKVKRSNNRERARKNLVRQHENVCNRRRDWFWKLAHELTDKFDVLCFETLNLKGMQRLWGRKISDVAFGEFLQILSWVTKKKNKQLVYIDQWYPSSKTCSHCGHILENLDLSIRQWRCPSCQSINGRDENAARNIQMVGASTIGLGDVRLARASNCCLTPESPPF from the coding sequence ATGATTACACTAAAGTTTAAGCTGTACGAACACAAAAGGAATAGACACCTGAAACGGATGATCAACGCCGCCGGGGTGATCTATAACCATTGTATTGCTCTACATAAACGGTACTATCGCATGTGGGGCAAACACTTAAACTGTGCAAAACTCCAGTCTCATATTGCCAAATTAAGAAACCGGCATCAATTTTGGCAATCAATAGGTTCTCAAGCAGTGCAAGATATCTGTCAACGCATAGAGAAAGCCTACCAATTATTTTTTAAACATAATAAGAAAGGAGTCAGACCACCGAATTTTAAAAAGGTTAAAAAATACAAATCATTCACTCTTAAACAAGCAGGTTATAAACTTTTAAGTGGGAATAGAATTAAAATTGCCAATCGAGTTTATCAATTTTGGAAATCTAGAGAGGTAGAGGGCAAAATCAAAACATTAACCATTAAACGCACTGCACTAGGTGAGTTATTTATGGTGATTGTAGTTGATAATGAGTTAGAACCAGAAATTAAATCAACGACTGGTAAAATAGCGGGGTTTGATTTCGGATTGAAGACATTTCTAACTTGCTCTGATGGAACTTTAATTGATTCTCCACAATTTCTCAAGCAATCTCTGAATGCTATTAAGAAAGCTAGTAAAAACCACTCCAAAAAGGTAAAACGGTCAAATAATCGTGAAAGAGCTAGAAAAAATTTAGTTCGTCAACATGAAAATGTTTGTAACCGCCGACGTGATTGGTTCTGGAAATTAGCTCATGAATTGACAGACAAGTTTGATGTTTTATGTTTTGAAACCCTAAACCTCAAAGGTATGCAACGTCTTTGGGGTAGAAAAATATCAGACGTGGCTTTTGGAGAATTTCTCCAAATATTGTCATGGGTAACTAAAAAGAAAAACAAACAACTTGTTTATATAGATCAATGGTATCCATCTAGTAAAACTTGTTCTCATTGTGGGCATATTTTAGAGAATCTAGATTTATCCATAAGACAGTGGCGTTGTCCATCTTGTCAATCAATTAATGGACGTGATGAAAACGCCGCGAGAAATATTCAAATGGTTGGGGCATCAACCATTGGGTTAGGTGATGTTAGACTGGCAAGAGCCAGCAATTGCTGTTTGACTCCAGAATCTCCGCCCTTTTAG
- a CDS encoding glycogen debranching protein, giving the protein MTIWVNEQIDPSGMIHACIACCNESQANDCHQSFEKNLSENQKRSGWIARLRIVDSWDEVPVNALKLD; this is encoded by the coding sequence ATGACTATTTGGGTAAACGAGCAAATTGATCCGTCTGGTATGATTCATGCTTGTATTGCTTGTTGTAATGAGTCTCAAGCTAACGACTGTCATCAATCCTTTGAGAAAAATTTGAGTGAGAACCAAAAGAGATCAGGTTGGATAGCCCGATTACGAATAGTCGATTCTTGGGATGAAGTTCCCGTTAATGCTTTAAAACTTGATTAA
- a CDS encoding DUF5615 family PIN-like protein yields the protein MARLYADEMFPRKVSELLRTMGHNVLTVQEAGKANLGIPDDEVLAFAISDNRTVITLNRQDFIKLHKSSPEHLSIIVCTNDTDRSRMATRINEAINPEEPLTGKLIRVVRPTSR from the coding sequence ATGGCGCGTTTATATGCGGATGAAATGTTCCCACGGAAAGTGAGTGAACTGTTACGAACAATGGGACACAATGTTTTAACTGTACAGGAAGCTGGTAAGGCAAATTTAGGTATTCCCGATGACGAGGTATTAGCCTTTGCAATCAGCGATAATCGGACTGTCATAACACTAAATCGTCAAGATTTTATCAAACTTCATAAAAGTTCACCCGAACATTTAAGTATTATTGTTTGTACAAATGATACTGATAGGTCTCGAATGGCAACTCGAATTAATGAAGCAATTAATCCAGAAGAACCATTGACAGGTAAGTTAATTCGTGTTGTACGCCCTACAAGTAGGTAG
- a CDS encoding biopolymer transporter ExbD gives MRLPDEPDIPAQINIVPMIDVIFAILTFFIMSTLYLTRSEGLPVNLPKAASAQQQQQRSTEPITVTVDATGNISLNRKPVPLDGLANQVRGLIGANAEGLVIINADERVNHGQVVAVMDRLRQVQGAKLAIATQKP, from the coding sequence ATGCGCCTACCAGATGAACCAGATATTCCCGCTCAAATTAATATCGTCCCGATGATTGATGTCATCTTTGCGATTTTGACCTTTTTTATTATGTCAACCTTGTATTTAACTCGCTCAGAAGGTTTACCTGTTAATTTACCCAAAGCTGCGTCAGCACAACAACAACAACAAAGATCAACTGAGCCAATTACCGTCACGGTAGACGCCACAGGAAACATCAGCTTAAACCGTAAACCAGTTCCCCTCGATGGTTTGGCGAATCAAGTACGTGGATTGATTGGCGCCAACGCTGAGGGGTTAGTGATTATTAACGCCGATGAGCGAGTTAATCATGGTCAGGTGGTAGCAGTTATGGACCGCTTACGTCAAGTACAGGGAGCAAAATTAGCGATCGCCACCCAAAAACCATAA
- a CDS encoding MotA/TolQ/ExbB proton channel family protein codes for MEISNLFTAGGLVMWPLLGFSVLAVALIIERITFWVKINNRQNRVVREVLQLYRLDNVVGALDKLQKNTDLPMARIFLAALELEEATPEEFRLALESEAQAEIPLLKRFQNIFDTIIGLAPLLGLLGTVLGLITSFASLNIGDVGGSKTAGVTSGISEALVSTASGLVVAIFTLFFANSFRGLYQRQIAWIQEYGGQLELLYRRRYERGDKSYAPTR; via the coding sequence ATGGAAATTAGTAATTTATTTACGGCCGGTGGCCTGGTCATGTGGCCATTGCTGGGATTTTCGGTGTTGGCTGTGGCGTTGATTATTGAACGGATTACATTTTGGGTAAAAATAAATAATCGACAAAATCGCGTGGTGCGAGAAGTGTTACAGCTTTATCGCCTCGATAATGTAGTTGGCGCTTTGGATAAATTACAAAAAAATACTGATTTACCAATGGCTAGGATTTTTCTCGCTGCCTTAGAATTAGAAGAAGCAACACCAGAAGAATTTCGCTTGGCATTAGAAAGCGAAGCCCAAGCTGAAATTCCATTGCTCAAACGCTTCCAAAATATTTTCGACACCATCATCGGTCTAGCACCCCTATTAGGTCTGTTGGGTACTGTCTTAGGATTAATTACCTCCTTTGCGTCTTTGAATATTGGTGATGTGGGAGGTAGTAAAACTGCAGGGGTGACATCTGGGATTAGTGAAGCTTTGGTATCTACAGCATCAGGATTAGTCGTAGCTATTTTTACCCTATTTTTTGCTAATAGCTTTCGGGGACTTTATCAGCGTCAAATAGCCTGGATTCAAGAATATGGTGGACAGTTAGAATTACTCTACCGTCGTCGTTATGAAAGGGGGGATAAATCCTATGCGCCTACCAGATGA
- the tsaB gene encoding tRNA (adenosine(37)-N6)-threonylcarbamoyltransferase complex dimerization subunit type 1 TsaB, with translation MTTRLKNLEATKFALALHTTTPELGLAISNFAGETRSNVWNLGRDLSSQIHQYLIEFIQPQTWSDLAFLAVAKGPGGFTGNRIGVVLARTLGQQLDIPVFAVSTMGAVAWTQKLRIENKDSTMNNVIAVEMPAQRGQVFAAIYQPTPDGSGLTALLPDTVFTPEAWQETLANWQTSYQLIEAKSGLAATVTSILELAHLDWQQGKRPHWSEALPYYGQHPV, from the coding sequence TTGACAACTAGACTAAAAAATCTGGAAGCAACAAAATTTGCTTTGGCACTGCACACCACCACTCCAGAATTGGGTTTGGCAATTAGTAACTTTGCTGGCGAAACTCGCAGTAACGTTTGGAATTTGGGGCGTGATTTATCGAGCCAAATACATCAATACTTAATTGAATTTATCCAACCGCAAACCTGGTCAGATTTGGCATTTCTGGCGGTAGCTAAAGGGCCTGGCGGTTTTACGGGGAATCGCATTGGGGTTGTTCTCGCGCGCACTTTAGGGCAACAGTTAGATATTCCTGTATTTGCTGTTTCTACAATGGGGGCGGTAGCTTGGACGCAAAAACTGAGAATTGAGAACAAAGACTCTACTATGAATAATGTAATTGCGGTGGAAATGCCAGCTCAACGGGGTCAGGTTTTTGCTGCGATTTATCAACCTACCCCTGATGGGTCTGGACTAACCGCTTTATTGCCAGATACAGTATTCACACCAGAAGCATGGCAAGAAACTTTAGCTAATTGGCAGACTAGTTATCAGCTAATTGAAGCCAAATCAGGATTAGCCGCGACAGTAACAAGTATTTTGGAATTAGCTCATCTGGATTGGCAACAAGGTAAGCGTCCTCATTGGTCAGAGGCTTTACCTTATTATGGACAACATCCGGTTTAA
- a CDS encoding CBS domain-containing protein → MDIPRFQFIDKFYQQLLLIVKPNTSVIDVMHQMNQTQASCALVVEQQQLVGIFTQRDVVRGMCNIKHLHGYTQHTTFEEITIAEFMNQPVITLSEREAEDLATVIERFQQYRIHHLPVIDNGGQVLRVITPPEVIERLCESILDFGYFSTNASACRRQRLRQRLKSGTPKATLSTSFRLTPCMNAGASIEIF, encoded by the coding sequence ATGGATATTCCTCGATTCCAGTTTATTGATAAATTTTATCAACAATTATTACTGATAGTTAAACCAAACACCTCAGTTATTGATGTCATGCATCAGATGAATCAAACCCAGGCTAGTTGTGCGCTGGTTGTAGAGCAGCAACAATTAGTTGGGATTTTCACCCAAAGGGATGTGGTGCGGGGGATGTGTAATATCAAGCATTTACATGGCTATACTCAGCATACCACATTTGAGGAAATAACAATTGCTGAATTTATGAACCAACCGGTAATCACCTTGAGCGAGAGGGAAGCAGAGGATCTCGCTACTGTTATAGAGCGATTTCAGCAGTACCGCATTCATCACTTACCCGTGATTGACAATGGGGGACAGGTGCTAAGGGTGATCACGCCCCCTGAAGTGATTGAGAGGCTGTGTGAATCAATTTTGGATTTTGGATACTTCTCTACGAACGCGAGTGCGTGTCGCAGACAGAGGCTACGCCAACGACTTAAGAGCGGGACGCCGAAGGCTACGCTCAGTACAAGTTTTAGATTGACCCCATGCATGAATGCAGGGGCTTCAATTGAAATTTTTTGA
- a CDS encoding Ycf34 family protein — MCICVNCHYVDTCVTYHAVEAQHQQPHLTEAPDFDPNEPSINVNIRTKEDVIEMEWDVVGCLSFQRETGKWSKLRPGELVPT, encoded by the coding sequence ATGTGTATTTGTGTGAACTGCCACTATGTAGACACCTGTGTAACCTACCATGCCGTAGAAGCACAGCACCAACAGCCTCACTTGACCGAAGCACCAGATTTCGATCCCAACGAACCTTCGATCAACGTGAACATCCGCACCAAAGAAGATGTGATTGAAATGGAATGGGATGTGGTCGGTTGTCTCAGCTTTCAGCGGGAAACCGGTAAGTGGTCAAAGTTGCGTCCAGGTGAATTAGTACCAACTTGA